A single genomic interval of Camelina sativa cultivar DH55 chromosome 11, Cs, whole genome shotgun sequence harbors:
- the LOC104727026 gene encoding E3 ubiquitin-protein ligase RGLG1-like isoform X1 has product MNRGNKSNQQPSYIADHFSSLGQVITSLREAGLESSNLILGIDFTKSNEWTGRYSFNRKSLHAIGKRQNPYEQAISIIGRTLSPFDEDDLIPCFGFGDATTRDQYVFSFYPENKSCQGLENAVKRYREIVPHLKLSVEQNNMQYHVLVIIADGQVTRNPDVPLGRLSPQEEATMNSIMAASHYPLSIVLVGVGDGPWDTMKQFDDNIPHREFDNFQFVNFTKIMSEHKDAAKKEAAFALAALMEIPFQYKATLSLNRKPERRSYLPHNPLPPPPEVIERDNAIRSVPHPMTETAEKSDRTAHATAPVCPICLTNPKDMAFSCGHTTCKECGVIVTTCPMCRQPITTRIRLYT; this is encoded by the exons ATGAACAGAGGAAATAAAAGTAATCAGCAACCTTCATATATCGCTGATCATTTCAGCAGCTTGGGTCAG GTGATAACTTCTCTGAGAGAAGCTGGACTTGAATCTTCAAATCTGATTCTAGGAATTGACTTTACCAAGAGCAATGAATGGACAg GAAGATACTCATTCAATAGAAAAAGCCTTCATGCCATTGGTAAAAGACAGAATCCATATGAGCAAGCAATATCTATAATTGGTCGTACTTTGTCTCCctttgatgaagatgatcttataccttgttttggttttggggaTG CAACAACACGCGATCAATATGTATTCAGCTTTTATCCCGAGAACAAAAGCTGCCAAGGATTGGAAAACGCTGTTAAACGATATAGAGAGATTGTTCCACATTTGAAGTTATCTG TTGAGCAGAACAATATGCAATACCATGTTCTCGTCATTATTGCAGATGGTCAGGTCACAAGGAATCCAGATGTTCCACTTGGTCGACTTAGTCCACAGGAAGAAGCTACTATGAACTCTATAATGGCAGCTAG CCATTACCCATTGTCAATCGTCTTGGTTGGAGTTGGAGATGGACCATGGGATACAATGAAACAGTTCGATGACAATATCCCTCACCGTGAGTTTGATAACTTCCAG TTTGTAAACTTCACAAAGATAATGTCGGAGCACAAAGATGCGGCGAAAAAGGAGGCTGCTTTTGCACTCGCAGCTCTCATGGAGATCCCTTTTCAGTACAAGGCTACATTAAGTCTCAA TAGAAAGCCAGAGCGCAGATCTTATCTGCCCCATAATCCACTGCCGCCACCACCGGAGGTTATAGAGCGTGACAATGCTATTAGATCGGTGCCACATCCTATGACAGAAACTGCAGAGAAAAGTGACAGAACGGCTCATGCTACAGCGCCG gtATGCCCGATTTGCTTAACGAATCCAAAGGACATGGCTTTTAGCTGCGGTCATACG ACATGCAAGGAATGCGGCGTGATTGTCACAACATGCCCAATGTGCAGACAACCTATAACAACAAGGATAAGGCTGTACACTTGA
- the LOC104727024 gene encoding protein CHROMATIN REMODELING 24-like, giving the protein MAENTASHRRKPPSLNDRQYSILQDLSAPPKQPSSSSHGETNKSMIKLAGRRRLCKALPKEDLSDLDDEDPDLVDFDDSPVKGGESSLESAGAGNDFTSLDVSEEAKTELAEEPNFSIITDFASPSPQLKQKEEKQDGGGRNEIMDILDDLTSKLGTMSIQKKKVNQFDAGGVNKTQVDNLDFEDANSSFSSSDVVTTCNAGVDSLKDKQGNAAVAIREEEASNEFSSEWEERVSNVGKQNSFSGQHFYDKSEDNRQGYNLDRGKGKHKEVGQSLKTTRHIEASEKLRTVGRSNAAKLRDLDEDDDDECVILTGEKAAEMKIHHGKPKMPARSHNTERHGYDERLSEDEGSITFTALNLSYTLPGKIATMLYPHQREGLKWLWSLHTQEKGGILGDDMGLGKTMQICSFLAGLFNSKLIKRALVVAPKTLLPHWMKELATVGLSRMTREYYGTSTKAREYDLHHVLQGKGVLLTTYDIVRNNTKALQGDDHYTDEDDEDGIKWDYMILDEGHLIKNPNTQRAKSLLEIPSSHRIIISGTPIQNNLKELWALFNFSCPGLLGDKNWFKQNYEHFIIRGTDKNASDREQRIGSTVAKNLREHIQPFFLRRLKSEVFGDDGATSKLSKKDEIVVWLRLTACQRQLYEAFLNSEIVLSAFDGSPLAALTILKKICDHPLLLTKRAAEDVLEGMESTLTQEEAGVAERLAMHIADSVDTDDFQTKNDSISCKLSFIMSLLENLIPEGHRVLIFSQTRKMLNLIQDSLTSNGYSFLRIDGTTKAPDRLKTVEEFQEGHVAPIFLLTSQVGGLGLTLTKADRVIVVDPAWNPSTDNQSVDRAYRIGQTKDVIVYRLMTSATVEEKIYRKQVYKGGLFKTATEHKEQTRYFSQQDLRELFSLPKGGFDVSPTQQQLYEEHYNQIKLDETLESHVKFLETLGIAGVSHHSLLFSKTAPIQAIQKDEEEEIRRGTTSFLGYPSSSISQDTVINGADYAFKPKDVNLNKTINISPIDDKELSESEIKARLSRLSILLKNKSTVSRLPDRGAKIQKQIDELTRELGDLRVAKGPQVIDLE; this is encoded by the exons ATGGCGGAAAATACGGCCAGTCATAGAAGAAAACCTCCGAGCTTGAACGATCGACAATATAGTATCCTCCAGGATCTTTCTGCGCCTCCTAAACagccttcctcttcttccc ATGGAGAAACGAACAAGTCCATGATTAAGCTTGCTGGACGACGTCGTCTCTGCAAGGCCTTGCCTAAGGAAGACTTATCTGATTTAGATGACGAAGATCCTGATTTGGTTGATTTCGACGATTCCCCAG TTAAAGGGGGGGAGTCATCACTCGAGAGCGCTGGAGCTGGGAACGATTTCACATCTTTGGATGTATCAGAGGAAGCTAAGACAGAGCTAGCTGAGGAGCCTAACTTTTCCATAATCACAGACTTTGCTTCGCCCTCACCTCAGTTGAAgcaaaaagaggaaaaacaaGATGGTGGAGGAAGGAACGAGATCATGGATATTTTGGATGACCTCACCTCTAAGCTTGGGACAATGTCCattcagaagaagaaagttaACCAGTTTGATGCGGGTGGAGTTAATAAGACCCAGGTTGATAATCTTGATTTTGAGGACGCCAATTCCTCGTTTTCCTCGTCAGATGTGGTTACCACATGTAATGCTGGCGTTGATAGTCTCAAGGACAAGCAAGGGAATGCTGCTGTTGCCATTCGGGAAGAGGAAGCTAGTAATGAGTTTTCAAGCGAATGGGAAGAAAGAGTTTCGAATGTTGGAAAGCAAAACTCATTTTCTGGACAGCACTTTTACGATAAGTCTGAAGATAACAGGCAGGGATACAATCTTGACCGTGGGAAGGGAAAACACAAAGAAGTCGGCCAAAGTCTGAAGACTACTAGACATATAGAGGCAAGTGAGAAGCTAAGAACAGTGGGACGGTCGAATGCCGCCAAGCTAAGAGACTTagacgaggatgatgatgatgaatgtgtCATTTTGACTGGGGAAAAGGCAGCTGAAATGAAAATTCATCATGGAAAGCCTAAAATGCCAGCTCGGTCTCACAACACCGAAAGACATGGTTATGATGAGAGATTGTCGGAGGATGAAGGGTCTATCACTTTTACTGCCCTCAACTTGTCTTACACATTGCCTGGAAAGATTGCAACAATGTTATATCCACATCAAAGGGAAGGGCTGAAGTGGCTTTGGTCGTTGCATACACAAGAGAAAGGTGGAATACTTGGAGATGATATGGGGTTAGGTAAAACTATGCAG ATTTGCAGTTTTCTTGCTGGTCTCTTCAACTCCAAACTCATCAAACGTGCTTTGGTAGTGGCCCCAAAAACCTTGCTCCCTCACTGGATGAAAGAACTAGCCACCGTAGGACTTTCACGAATGACTAGAGA ATACTATGGCACTTCGACGAAAGCCCGAGAATATGATCTCCACCACGTTCTGCAG GGTAAAGGTGTTCTTCTAACAACCTATGATATCGTACGGAACAATACAAAGGCTTTGCAAGGTGACGACCATTATACTGATGAGGATGACGAAGATGGAATCAAATGGGATTACATGATTCTGGACGAG GGACATCTTATTAAGAACCCCAACACACAAAGGGCCAAGAGTTTGCTTGAGATCCCAAGTTCTCACCGTATAATAATAAGTGGTACACCAATCCAGAACAATCTCAAG GAACTGTGGGCTCTCTTCAACTTCAGCTGCCCTGGGCTACTCGGTGACAAGAATTG GTTTAAGCAGAATTATGAGCATTTCATTATTCGTGGAACTGACAAGAATGCTTCTGATAGAGAACAGAGGATAGGCTCAACAGTAGCAAAG AACTTGAGGGAGCATATTCAACCTTTCTTCTTGCGGCGCCTTAAGAGTGAAGTGTTTGGTGATGATGGTGCAACCTCGAAACTATCAAAGAAGGACGAAATTGTTGTATGGCTAAGGCTAACAGCTTGCCAG AGGCAATTATATGAAGCTTTCTTAAACAGTGAAATTGTTCTGTCAGCTTTTGATGGTTCGCCTCTAGCAGCTCTAACG ATTCTGAAGAAAATATGTGACCACCCGCTTCTGTTAACTAAGAGGGCTGCTGAGGATGTCCTAGAAGGAATGGAATCAACACTAACACAAGAAGAAGCAGGCGTGGCTGAGAGATTGGCAATGCATATAGCAGACAGTGTGGATACAGATGATTTCCAGACGAAGAATGACAGCATATCTTGCAAATTGTCATTCATTATGTCGCTATTG GAAAATTTAATTCCAGAAGGGCACCGTGTTCTGATCTTCTCCCAGACACGCAAGATGCTTAATCTTATTCAG GATTCTCTTACCTCCAACGGTTATAGTTTCTTGCGAATTGATGGCACTACAAAAGCCCCCGACAGATTGAAGACTGTTGAA GAATTTCAAGAAGGTCACGTGGCTCCTATATTTCTCTTGACTTCTCAAGTTGGTGGTCTCGGACTTACTCTGACTAAGGCAGACCGTGTGATTGTGGTTGACCCTGCCTGGAATCCAAG CACGGACAACCAGAGTGTTGATCGAGCATATAGAATTGGGCAGACAAAGGATGTCATCGTCTATAGGTTAATGACCTCAGCAACTGTTGAAGAGAAGATATACAGAAAACAG gtATACAAGGGAGGATTGTTTAAAACTGCAACTGAGCATAAAGAACAAACCCGCTACTTCAGCCAGCAG GACCTTCGAGAACTTTTCAGTCTTCCCAAAGGAGGCTTCGATGTTTCACctacacaacaacaactatACGAAGAGCACTATAACCAGATCAAACT AGATGAAACTCTAGAATCCCATGTAAAGTTTCTTGAAACTCTTGGCATAGCTGGAGTTAGCCATCACAGCTTACTTTTCTCCAAGACAGCTCCTATTCAAGCGATacagaaagatgaagaagaagaaataag gagaggAACAACGTCGTTCTTGGGATACCCATCATCAAGTATTTCACAAGACACCGTAATCAATGG GGCTGACTATGCTTTCAAGCCAAAGGATGTGAATTTGAATAAGACAATCAACATTTCCCCAATCGACGACAAGGAATTGTCAGAAAGCGAAATTAAAGCAAGACTCAGTCGTTTATCGATTCTACTCAAAAACAAG AGTACGGTCTCAAGGCTACCAGATAGAGGAGCAAAAATTCAGAAGCAGATTGATGAATTGACTAGAGAACTAGGAGACTTGAGAGT
- the LOC104727025 gene encoding DNA polymerase delta catalytic subunit-like, producing the protein MNRGGGNSKKRPPPSNPPPAVKHRATGNSTPSPAIGTLEDEFMVEEDVFLDEALLYGEDDEESLILRDIEERESRSSSWARPPLSPAYVSNSQSIIFQQLEIDSIVSETHKELLPGSSGQAPIIRMFGVTKEGNSVCCFVHGFEPYFYIACPPGMGPDDISQFHQTLEGRMRESNKNAKVPKFVRRIEMVQKRSIMYYQQQKSQNFLKITVALPTMVASCRGILDRGLQIDGLGMKSFQTFESNILFVLRFMVDRDIVGGNWIEVPTGKYKKNARTLSYCQLEFHCLYSDLISHAAEGEYSKMAPFRVLSFDIECAGRKGHFPEAKHDPVIQIANLVTLQGEDHPFVRNVMTLKSCAPIVGVDVMSFETEREVLLAWRDLIRDVDPDIIIGYNICKFDLPYLIERAATLGIEEFPLLGRVKNSRVRVRDSIFSSRQQGIRESKETTIEGRFQFDLIQAIHRDHKLSSYSLNSVSAHFLSEQKEDVHHSIITDLQNGNAETRRRLAVYCLKDAYLPQRLLDKLMFIYNYVEMARVTGVPISFLLARGQSIKVLSQLLRKAKQKNMVLPNAKQSGSEQGTYEGATVLEARTGFYEKPIATLDFASLYPSIMMAYNLCYCTLVTPEDVRKLNLPPEHVTRTPSGETFVKQSLQKGILPEILEELLTARKRAKADLKEAKDPLAKAVLDGRQLALKISANSVYGFTGATIGQLPCLEISSSVTSYGRQMIEQTKKLVEDKFTTLGGYEYNAEVIYGDTDSVMVQFGVSDVEAAMNLGREAAEHISGTFIKPIKLEFEKVYFPYLLINKKRYAGLLWTNPQQFDKMDTKGIETVRRDNCLLVKNLVTESLNKILIDRDVPGAAEYVKKTISDLLMNRIDLSLLVITKGLTKTGDDYENKSAHGELAERMRKRDAATAPNVGDRVPYVIIKAAKGAKAYERSEDPIYVLQNNIPIDPNYYLENQISKPLLRIFEPVLKNASKELLHGSHTRSISISTPSNSGIMKFAKKQLSCVGCKVPISNGTLCASCKGREAELYCKNVSQVADLEEVFGRLWTQCQECQGSLHQDVLCTSRDCPIFYRRMKAQKDMAVAKQQLERWSF; encoded by the exons ATGAATAGAGGCGGCGGTAATTCCAAAAAGAGACCGCCTCCGTCAAATCCCCCACCGGCGGTAAAGCATCGAGCCACCGGTAATTCAACACCATCTCCGGCCATCGGAACCCTAGAAGATGAATTTATGGTGGAAGAAGACGTGTTTCTTGACGAGGCTCTCTTGTACGGCGAAGACGACGAAGAATCCCTAATTCTCCGTGATATCGAGGAGCGTGAATCGCGTTCTTCCTCTTGGGCTCGACCTCCGCTCTCACCTGCTTATGTCTCAAATTCGCAGAGTATCA TTTTCCAACAATTGGAGATTGACTCTATAGTTTCGGAGACTCATAAGGAGCTGTTACCGGGTTCCTCTGGGCAAGCTCCAATCATTAGGATGTTTGGGGTTACCAAAGAAG GTAACAGTGTCTGTTGCTTTGTTCATGGATTTGAGCCCTACTTTTACATTGCTTGCCCTCCTGGTATGGGACCTGACGATATTTCTCAATTCCATCAGACTCTCGAG GGAAGGATGAGGGAGTCCAATAAAAATGCCAAGGTCCCGAAGTTTGTCCGTCGTATAGAAATGGTGCAGAAAAGAAGCATCATGTATTACCAACAGCAGAAATCCCAAAATTTTCTGAAGATTACAGTTGCATTGCCGACTATGGTGGCTAGCTGTCGCG GTATCCTTGATAGAGGCTTACAAATTGATGGATTGGGTATGAAGAGCTTCCAAACATTTGAGAGCAATATTCTTTTCGTTCTACGTTTCATGGTTGATCGTGATATTGTCGGAGGAAATTGGATTGAAGTACCTACTGGGAAATATAAGAAGAACGCAAGAACTTTGTCATACTGCCAGTTGGAGTTCCATTGCCT GTACTCAGATCTAATCAGTCATGCTGCAGAAGGTGAATACTCAAAAATGGCTCCCTTCCGTGTACTAAGTTTTGATATTGAGTGCGCAGGTCGTAAAGGACACTTTCCTGAGGCTAAGCATGATCCTGTAATCCAG ATAGCGAACCTTGTTACTCTTCAGGGAGAGGATCACCCATTTGTACGCAATGTCATGACTCTTAAGTCATGTGCTCCAATCGTAGGCGTAGATGTCATGTCTTTTGAAACAGAAAGAGAGGTCTTGCTTGCTTGGAGG GATTTGATTCGTGATGTTGATCCTGATATCATCATTGGTTATAACATCTGCAAATTCGATTTACCGTATCTGATTGAG AGAGCTGCAACACTGGGAATAGAGGAATTTCCACTTCTTGGTCGTGTAAAGAACAGTAGGGTCCGGGTCAGAGACTCAATATTTTCATCAAG ACAACAAGGAATAAGGGAAAGTAAAGAGACCACAATTGAAGGAAGATTTCAGTTTGACCTTATTCAG GCAATACACAGAGACCACAAATTAAGTTCTTATTCGCTGAATTCTGTCTCCGCTCACTTTCTTTCCGAGCAG AAAGAGGATGTCCACCATTCTATAATAACTGATCTCCAAAATGGGAATGCAGAAACCAGGAGGCGTCTTGCTGTTTATTGTTTGAAG GATGCATATCTCCCTCAGAGGCTTCTGGACAAActgatgtttatatataattatgtcgAAATGGCTCGTGTAACTGGTGTCCCTATTTCCTTCCTTCTTGCTAGAGGACAGAGTATCAAG GTTCTATCTCAGCTTCTTAGGAAAgctaaacagaaaaatatggTTCTTCCAAATGCTAAACAGTCAGGGTCCGAACAAGGAACTTATGAAGGCGCAACT GTGTTAGAAGCAAGAACAGGTTTCTATGAAAAACCAATTGCAACTTTGGATTTTGCTTCACTGTACCCGTCAATTATGATGGCATATAATCTATGCTACTGCACCTTG GTGACACCTGAAGATGTACGCAAACTGAATCTTCCACCTGAACATGTCACTAGAACTCCATCAGGGGAAACATTTGTTAAGCAGAGCTTGCAAAAG GGTATACTTCCAGAAATTCTCGAAGAGCTTCTTACTGCCCGTAAAAGAGCCAAAGCAGATTTAAAG GAGGCTAAGGATCCCCTTGCAAAGGCTGTTTTAGACGGTAGGCAGTTGGCATTGAAG ATCAGTGCAAATTCTGTCTATGGGTTTACGGGAGCCACTATTGGGCAGTTACCATGCTTAGAAATATCCTCAAGTGTAACTAGCTATG GTCGTCAGATGATTGAACAAACGAAGAAACTTGTGGAAGATAAATTCACAACCCTAGGCGGGTATGAATACAATGCAGAg GTCATTTATGGAGACACGGATTCAGTCATGGTGCAATTTGGAGTATCGGATGTAGAAGCTGCGATGAACTTGGGGAGGGAAGCTGCGGAACATATTAGCGGAACTTTTATCAAA CCCATCAAATTGGAGTTTGAAAAGGTTTATTTCCCATATCTGCTGATTAACAAGAAGAGGTATGCTGGTTTGCTATGGACAAATCCTCAACAGTTTGACAAAATGGACACCAAAG GAATCGAGACAGTACGAAGAGATAATTGTTTACTGGTTAAGAACCTCGTGACTGAGAGTCTTAACAAAATACTTATTGATAGAGATGTTCCAGGCGCAGCTGAGTATGTTAAGAAAACCATTTCGGATCTTCTCATGAACCGTATTGACTTATCACTTTTGGTGATTACAAAG GGTTTAACGAAAACAGGGGatgattatgaaaataaatcagCTCATGGTGAACTTGCTGAACGCATGCGTAAG AGGGATGCTGCTACAGCGCCAAATGTTGGGGATCGAGTGCCGTATGTTATCATAAAAGCTGCTAAAGGTGCCAAG GCTTATGAACGGTCAGAAGATCCTATCTACGTGCTACAGAATAACATCCCTATAGACCCAAATTACTACTTGGAGAATCAGATTAGCAAG CCGCTGCTTAGGATTTTTGAGCCAGTCTTGAAAAATGCTAGCAAGGAACTTCTCCACGGAAGTCACACTAGGTCAATATCAATTAGTACTCCTTCAAACAGCGGCATAATGAAATTTGCTAAGAAACAACTTAGCTGTGTTGGCTGCAAAGTTCCGATCAG CAATGGAACACTATGCGCAAGTTGCAAGGGAAGAGAAGCCGAGTTGTACTGCAAAAACGTGTCTCAAG TGGCGGACCTAGAAGAAGTTTTTGGGAGGCTGTGGACCCAGTGCCAGGAGTGTCAAGGCTCTCTCCATCAAGATGTCTTGTGCACCAG TCGAGATTGTCCTATATTTTACCGGAGAATGAAAGCACAAAAAGACATGGCTGTGGCCAAGCAACAACTCGAACGTTGGAGCTTCTAA
- the LOC104727026 gene encoding E3 ubiquitin-protein ligase RGLG1-like isoform X2 translates to MNRGNKSNQQPSYIADHFSSLGQVITSLREAGLESSNLILGIDFTKSNEWTGRYSFNRKSLHAIGKRQNPYEQAISIIGRTLSPFDEDDLIPCFGFGDATTRDQYVFSFYPENKSCQGLENAVKRYREIVPHLKLSDGQVTRNPDVPLGRLSPQEEATMNSIMAASHYPLSIVLVGVGDGPWDTMKQFDDNIPHREFDNFQFVNFTKIMSEHKDAAKKEAAFALAALMEIPFQYKATLSLNRKPERRSYLPHNPLPPPPEVIERDNAIRSVPHPMTETAEKSDRTAHATAPVCPICLTNPKDMAFSCGHTTCKECGVIVTTCPMCRQPITTRIRLYT, encoded by the exons ATGAACAGAGGAAATAAAAGTAATCAGCAACCTTCATATATCGCTGATCATTTCAGCAGCTTGGGTCAG GTGATAACTTCTCTGAGAGAAGCTGGACTTGAATCTTCAAATCTGATTCTAGGAATTGACTTTACCAAGAGCAATGAATGGACAg GAAGATACTCATTCAATAGAAAAAGCCTTCATGCCATTGGTAAAAGACAGAATCCATATGAGCAAGCAATATCTATAATTGGTCGTACTTTGTCTCCctttgatgaagatgatcttataccttgttttggttttggggaTG CAACAACACGCGATCAATATGTATTCAGCTTTTATCCCGAGAACAAAAGCTGCCAAGGATTGGAAAACGCTGTTAAACGATATAGAGAGATTGTTCCACATTTGAAGTTATCTG ATGGTCAGGTCACAAGGAATCCAGATGTTCCACTTGGTCGACTTAGTCCACAGGAAGAAGCTACTATGAACTCTATAATGGCAGCTAG CCATTACCCATTGTCAATCGTCTTGGTTGGAGTTGGAGATGGACCATGGGATACAATGAAACAGTTCGATGACAATATCCCTCACCGTGAGTTTGATAACTTCCAG TTTGTAAACTTCACAAAGATAATGTCGGAGCACAAAGATGCGGCGAAAAAGGAGGCTGCTTTTGCACTCGCAGCTCTCATGGAGATCCCTTTTCAGTACAAGGCTACATTAAGTCTCAA TAGAAAGCCAGAGCGCAGATCTTATCTGCCCCATAATCCACTGCCGCCACCACCGGAGGTTATAGAGCGTGACAATGCTATTAGATCGGTGCCACATCCTATGACAGAAACTGCAGAGAAAAGTGACAGAACGGCTCATGCTACAGCGCCG gtATGCCCGATTTGCTTAACGAATCCAAAGGACATGGCTTTTAGCTGCGGTCATACG ACATGCAAGGAATGCGGCGTGATTGTCACAACATGCCCAATGTGCAGACAACCTATAACAACAAGGATAAGGCTGTACACTTGA